The region GTGTTCCAGGGCGGCCCGGGCGATCTCCGCGTGGGCGCCGGGTATCGTGAGGTTGATGACGATCTCTATCGCGGGATCGTCCAGCAGGGCTTCCACCGTCCGCGCTTCCACGCCTTCGTATTCGGCGGCCTTGGCCTGTGCACGCTCCGGGATCATGTCGGCGCAGGCGGCCACGTCGAATGCCGCGAACTTCCGGCCCGCCTCGAAGTATACTCCGCTGATGTTGCCGCATCCTATGATGCCTGCCTTGAGCGCCGACATGGGGCTGTTGCCTCTCCCGTCCTGGTGCCTTGCGAGGGTCGGATTTCGGAAACCGGTCACTGAATACGAACCGCGTCTTTTTGTCTGAAACGAGAGCCGGCCGCCGCGAAACCGGTACCGCGCGGCAGTGCGAATCCCACCGGTCAAAATCCCATCACTTCTAATCTGCCGGGCGCCAAACGTCAAGCGAAATATACCCTTTGGCAGACCCGTAATCGCTTGACGTCCATAAGGGGCTTGCCTATAATCTCAAGCGTTCCCGGCCCTGCGTACCCGGTCGCTCGGAATCGGTCCGGATCGCCGCCGGAACGCATCGTGCATTGCGCGACGCCGCGGTCAACCGCCGGAGAAAGCCTTGATCAAGCAGATCCTAACTTACGGTGTGCTCTTCAGCGCGTTGATGGCGGGATGCAGCGAGGATATTGTCGGGCCAGGCCATATCGCCCGGCCTCTCGTCGGGAACTACGATCTCGAAAGCCGTACGATCCATACCACGACACAGACGGATACCGGCAGCGTGGAGGAACGGCTCATGCTGGTTCCCCCACAGGTGGGTGGACTCCTCCGCCTCAGCGCCGACGGCCGGTACGGACAGGTGGATACGACTGTCATATCGGATTCCACGACCGTCCGTGTCCAAAACGGACGCTGGAACGTTCTGGACAACGTGTTTTTCTTCGTAACCGACAACGACCGGCAATTCGAGGATCGTTTCACTTTCGACGGTTCGAGGCTGGTTCGCACCTCCGAGAACTTCCGCCACTCCTCCGGGCGGTTGATCAGTTTCACGGACGTCTGGTTCAAGCGGCAAGCCGGCACGTCCTCCGCGGATGAGTAACCCCACCCCAAGAGCCAGGGCATGACCCTCGTCAAGGACGACCTGCCAGCCTCCGCCTTTTCCGGCCATCCCCAGGTCTACGAGGAAGGGTTCAACGTAAAGACGGTCATCGGCATCGTCTTCCTCGGGCTGTTCATGATCCCGGGTTCGATCTACCTGAACCTGATCGCCGGCCAGAGCCTGGGCCCCGCGGCGGAATGGACCACGATCATCCTGTTCATCGAAGTCGCGCGCCGGTCCTTTACCACGCTCAGCCGCCAGGAAATCTACATGCTGTACTACGTGGCGGCCAGCCTCACCGCCGGCGTGGGACTGGCGCTTTCCGGCGGCCCCTTCGCCCAGCTGATCTGGTACCAGTACTTCGTCCAGTCTCCCGGCGCCAGGGCATTCGGCATCGACGACCAGATCCCCTCCTGGATCTCTCCCGGCGCGGATTCCGAAGCCATCGTACTGCGCACGCTGCTGCACGGGGAGTGGCTGGTGCCGATCCTGCTCATCGCCGTGCTCCACATCTTCAACCGGGCGAGCGCCTTCACGCTGGGTTACGGACTCTTCCGCGTGACGGCCGACGTGGAACGGCTTCCGTTTCCCCTGGCCCCGATCCAGGCGGAGGGGGCCACGGCCCTGGCGGAGAGTTCCGCGGGACAGGAATCGTGGCGCTGGCGCGCCTTCAGCATCGGGGCTATGCTGGGCCTCGTTTTCGGCGCATTCTACATCGGCATACCGGCGGTCACGGGCGCACTGCTTGCAGAGCCGATCACGCTGATTCCCATTCCCTTCGCGGACCTGACGCGCAACACGGAGAACATCCTGCCGGCCGCGGCCATGGCGGTCGAGCTGGGCCTGGGCCCCGTGCTGACCGGGTTCGTGCTGCCCTTCTGGATCGTGGTCGGTTCCGCCGTCGGCGCCCTGCTGACCGTAGTCCTCAACCCGCTGCTCTACGATCTGAACATCCTGCGTACCTGGTCGCCGGGCATGGACGCCATCCAGACCACGCTCGTCAACGATATCGATTTCTGGATGAGCGTCCGCATCGGCACGGGCCTCGCCGTCGCGCTCATCGGCGGATGGAGCATTCTGTCGGGGCTCAGGAAGCGGACGGGCGGCGCAAGGCGCGGCGGACCGGACGGCGCCTCGCCTGCCGGAAACACCACGCCTCCCGGCAGAGGGGACTTTCCGTTGTCCGTGATTTTCGGCGCCTTCCTGCTCCTGACGGTGGGCTACGTCGTCCTGAGCTGGCGCCTCGTGCCCGGATTTCCCATCCTCTTCTTCGTCTTCTACGGGTTCATCTATACCCCGCTGAGTTCGTACGCGAGCGCCCGCCTGCGCGCCATCACGGGCGCCGACCTGCAATTCCCCCTCATCAAGGAGGCCACGTTCATCCTGAGCGGCTACAAGGGAGTGGACATCTGGTTCGCGCCCATACCGATTTTCAACTACGGAGGACAGGCCCAGGCCTTTCGCGAAGTCGAACTGACCGGCACCCGGTTCACGAGCGTGCTCAAGGCCGAACTGGTCATGATTCCCGTGCTGCTCGTCTGCAGCCTGCTTTTCTGGCATTTCGTATGGGGACTCGCGCCCATACCGTCGCAGGCTTATCCCTATGCGCAGAAATTCTGGCAGCAGCAGGCCACGATGCAGGCGCTGTGGTACTCCAGCACGGCAGGATCGGGATTCGAGTCAAGCTACCTGATCGAGGCGCTGAAGGTCCCGTACATGGTAGGCGGCGCGGCCTTCGGCGTGTTGGCCTACGCCGTCCTGGCGGCCTTCAACCTTCCCGTCATGCTGATCTTCGGCGTGATCGCCAGCGTGGGCACGGTGCCCCACGCCTTCATTCCCCAGTTTCTGGGCGCGTTGCTGGGAAGGTTTTACATGGAAAGGAAATTCGGCAGGCGAAAATGGATGCGGTACACGCCGGTCCTGGCCGCCGGATACGCCTGCGGCACGGGGCTGGTGGGCATGGCCACGGTAGCCGTGGCGCTGATCTCGAAGACTGTGGCGCCCCTGGTCTACTGATCGCCGTCTTTTCGGGTATACCGCTTCAATTCCTCAATGACGTCCGGCATGATGTCCAGCAATTTGCCCATGGGACTGCTGGGGGAATCCATGTGCAGCAGCTGCGCACGGTCCTGCTGGATGACCAGAAACGCAACCGGTTCGACCGATACGCCGCCCCCGGCCCCCTTCTTCTGATCTGCCTCGCCGCCGAATCCGCCGGCGCCGAATCCCAGCGACAGCCTGGAAACCGGAACCACCCAGGAATCACCGATTTGCATCGGTTTGCCCACGTGCACCTCGGTATCGGCGATCTGGCGCAGTTCCTCCAGCATGGTCTGGATCATTTCATTGACGGGCATGGCGATCTCCTGTTTCCCTGGCCGCGAACGCTCGATTCAATATAAACCGGCCGCCGGTCCATGCATATGTATTTTTGACGCCGCCCCGGGGGAATGAGTCGTGCCCGAACTTGAGGGGAGCCCGAAACGTGTGGAAGTTTTTTCTTGACGACTAACCGTATGTTGTGTACATTCTCCGGTATTCGGTCATATTCCATTAGAAAGAAAATGGTAAAACCTCTGCTTGAAGCTCCGTGAGCTCAGGGAGTTCAACCTTATGAAGGCGTTAACGGCCAAGCAGCAGAACGTATACGAGTACATACGCAAGAAAGTCGGCCGGATAGGGTATCCGCCCAGTGTCAGAGAGATCGCGCAACAGTTCGGAATCAGTACCCGCGCGGCCTACGATCACCTGCGGGCGATCGAGAAGAAAGGCCATATCCGCCGCGATCCCATGAAGCCCCGCGCAATAGAAATCATGGGTTCAAGAAATATCTCCGCGCCGGGTACCGGCGATGTCGTTCAGGTCCCTGTCCTCGGCCGCGTAGCCGCCGGGCTGCCGATTCTCGCCGAAGAGAACATCGAGGAGTACATGACTTTTCCGGTGAGCATGGTGAAGCAGGGCGGGAATATCTTCGCCCTCGAGGTACACGGGGACAGCATGGTCGAAGACGGCATCATGGACGGTGATTACGTCCTGGTCCGCGAGCAGCCCGGGGCCGAGCCGGGCGAGACGGTGGTCGCGATGCTCGACGACGAAGCTACGGTCAAGAAGTTCTATCGCCGCAACAACCGGTTCGAGCTCGTGCCCGCCCATCCGACCATGAAACCGATCATCGCCGACGAGGTATCCATCGTGGGCAAGGTGGTCGGGGTTTTCCGCAGAATGGGTTGAACCGGGGCATTTCGGTCGAATCCGTCTACGATACGGTGATCAGGGAATGCCCCAGTTCCCCGGATTCAGCAGGTAGGTATCGTCGAGCGCCATATCCTCCAGCTTGACGAGGATTTCCTCGCTTAACCCTTCGCCATCCGACGTGGAGACCGCTTCCTCCAGGTAGGCTATTCGGTCCGCGCCCACGATGATCGTGGAGATATCCGGTATCGACAACACGAAGCGCAGGGCCATTTCCGGCAGGCTGTAACGGGTCGCGGACTGTATATCGACCAGACGCTCGACGTGATCTATGAGGGGCTTCAGCCTTTCGGGCATGAGTCTGTTCTTATCGGTAAGCGCCCCTTTCAGCAAGGCGGAACGGACGATAATGCCGACTCCGCGCTTGCGCGCCTCGGGGATGACGCGCTTCAGGTAACGGCGGTCCAGGATGTTGCAGGCAATCTGCAGCGTGTCCCACCGGCCATCCTCGATCGCCGCCAGGGCGGCATCTTCGCTGTAGGACGAATAACCTGTAAACCGGATCTTGCCCGCCTTCCGGGCTTTTTCAAGCTCCTCCATCACTGCGCCGTCCCGGATCATCCGCTCCTCCAGCTCGAGCATGTCCCTGCCGTGCACCTGGAGCAGGTCGATGTAATCCGTCCGGAGTCTCGAAAGACTCTGGTCGATCGATTCGGATATGCTCCGTCGCGACGCCGCGTAATCGAGTCCTTCATCCAGCCGGTGCATGCACTTGGTGGCGAGCACGTATTCGGACCGGCGGTCTTCGAGCGCCCGGCCGATAATCTCCTCGCTGTTGCCGTACTGCGCCGCGGTATCAATGAAGTTCACGCCCGAATCGATGGCCCGGTTCAGCAGGTTCCTGGCGTCGGTCTCCGCCGGAACACGGGATTCGTTTTCTTCCTTCAGCCCGTACTCCATGCCCAGTTCAACCGTACCCAGGGATACCTCGGAAACGCTTAAGCCGGTCCGGGCCAGCACTCTGTACCGCACAGCTCGATCTCCCAAATGCTTTCGCTGGTTTTCATCACGAGACCATCATGCCCACGTGCTCCACAACGCAGCGCCCCAGCGCCTCCAGGTCATAGCCGCCTTCGAGCATGGATACCACGCGGCCGCCGCAGGCGTCATCCACGAAGTCCAGCAGGATCCGCGACATGGTCCGGAATCCCGTGTCGGTGACCAGGGTGCCGGAAAGCGGATCGTCCATGTGGGCGTCGAAGCCAGCCGACAGGATGAAGAGGTCCGGCCGGTAATCCTTCATGACCGGAATGATCCGGCTTTTCAGTACGTCGATGTAGACTTCGTCGCCTGAACCCGCGGAAACGGGGACGTTCAGCGTGAACCCCGCACCTTTTCCCGTTCCCTTTTCCCGTTCCGCACCGGTAAAGGGATACAGGGGCGCCTGGTGGACGCTGACATAGTACACCGACGGGTCGTCCTCGAAGATCTCCTGGGTCCCATTGCCGTGGTGGACGTCCCAGTCCAGGATGGCCACCCGTTCCACTCCGAAACGCGACTGGGCATGCCTCGCCGCGACGCCCGCGTTGTTGTAGATGCAAAAGCCCATCCCCCGATTGGATTCCGCGTGGTGGCCGGGAGGGCGGGAGGCGCAAAAGACCCTGTCCGCTTCCTTCGTCAACACGGCGTCCACGGCCCTTACGCCCGCGCCGGCGGCCAATCGGGCGACGGCCTCGGACTCCGGGCAGACGGTCGTGTCGCCCGTGGGCAGACTCCGGTATCCCCGCTCGCACCAGCCCGCGACGGCCTCGACGTACGCCGCATCGTGTACGGCCGTGATCGAGGCGTCATCGGCGGCCGGCGGGGACAGGCACCGCAGCCCATCCGGCGCCGCGGCAGCGGGATCGTCCCCATCCAGGCCGAGCCCGGAAAGGATGGATGTTATGCGTTCGGGCCTTTCGGGATGGAAGGGCCCGGTATCGTGCAGAAGGAAATCGGGATGGGTGATCAACGCGGTGGGCATGTTTTCAAAACGCGGGCGACACCGCGGCCCCGGGGAAAGGGGCCTTGGGCCGCAGCCTTTCAGTTGCGGTCCCTGTTTTTGGAGAGCTGCTCGAAATAATCGTTCACCAGGTCCCGGTATCCCGGCGGCACTTCCTCCTCCCGCGCCAGGTACAGGCGCTCCCCGCGTCGCATGTCCCTGACCTCGGCGCGCAATCCTTCGTAGTAGTCCCGCAGGCTCCGAGCCAGATTGTTATGGAGCTCGTTCCATTTCCCTCGGTCGATCTTCCAGGGCTCGTTGCCCAGGGCGAGCGCCCGGTCCAGGTCATCCTGCAGCTGCCCGGTCTCCCGGGACATCTGGGGCATCTGCCCTGAAAGATCCCGCAGGCGTTGGAGCTGTCGCTGGTAATCCCGGGAAATTTCGTCGAGGGACTGGGGATCGGGTATCCCGCGGTTCAGCCGGTACAACCGCCGCTGAAGGTTCTGCCATTCGGCCATGGCGTCTCGTGTGCTTTCCTGCGCCCTTGCCAGGTGGTCCATGTCCCGGGTGATCAGCCTGTCCCGGGCGGTACGGACCTGGTCCGCCAGTCTGCCCAGCGCGGCGGAGATTTCTTCCTCCGTACGGACCGACTGATCCAGGGTATCCCGTCTCAAGAGGCGCTTTGAACGTTCGATCCGCTCATTCAGCCCGTTTTCATCGATCATGTCGAGGGCCTCGGTCGCCGCTTCCGCCGTCTCGGGCTGCTCCCGGGAGGAATTCCTGACGAGGTAATCCAGATCCTGTCCGAGGCGTTCGAGATCCGTCCGAATCTCTTCCTTTGCTACTTCCACCCTCCGCAACCGTTCGCGTACGAACCGGTCCAGACGCTGCTCCCTCACCGCTTCATCCAGGCCGCCGCGCCGGGTTTCGATCGCATCCAGCCGGTTCCTTATCCCCTCGAACCCGCCATCCTTCTCGACCTTCAATTCGCCGACGTTCCGCGCGAGCTGTTCCTGTTGGGCAGCCAGTTGGTCCGCCAGGCGCACGGCTTCCCGCGCCAAGCGCTCGAGCGACGCGCCCTGCGCCCGCTGCAGCTGCCGGGATGCGTCGGTCAACCCCCGGGCGGCCTGGGAACCGTCCTCCGCGGCCTGCTGGAGGCGGTCGCGCCGCAGCTGCTCGATTGTTTCGCCCATGGCCTCGGAACTCTCACGCAACTCCCTTTCCGCCTGGTCCAGCATGGGGTCGGCCGAGCCCGGACGCGAGCCCCGTGTGCGTGGATCGTTCTCGGACCCCGAGAGCGTTCGGGCGATCTCTTCCGTCTCCTCCCTGAGCTCCCGCTGCGACCTGGTGAGCCGGTCCAGTTCCCTGCGGCGCCCGGCTTCCTGCCGTTCTTCCGCTTCCGCCTCCGCCAGCTGCCGCATGCGGTCGTTCAACTGCTGCTGGCGCCTGGCCAAGTCGCGGATGCGTTGATGGTTCTCGTCGATACGCCGCTCCCGCTGGCGGTCCATGGCCGGCTGATCGGGACGTTCGTACCTGTTCTTTTCGTCCTCCAGCTCGAGTTCCGAGGTGTCGGACATATCCAGCGGGGCCCTGCCCGCCATCCCGCGGCCCCGGTTCACCGTGTAATCCCGCATCTGGGCATCGAGCCTCGTCAGGTACATGAGCGCTTCTCGCTCGTGTACCAGGGCATCGTCGATCGAACCGGAGCGGAGCGCGTCGGAAGCGGCTCCCATCGGTCCGAGAGCCATTTCCAGCGTTTCGGCCATTTTCATGGCTTCCCTGGAGAATCCGACCAGGAACCGCATGA is a window of Gemmatimonadota bacterium DNA encoding:
- a CDS encoding peptide transporter: MTLVKDDLPASAFSGHPQVYEEGFNVKTVIGIVFLGLFMIPGSIYLNLIAGQSLGPAAEWTTIILFIEVARRSFTTLSRQEIYMLYYVAASLTAGVGLALSGGPFAQLIWYQYFVQSPGARAFGIDDQIPSWISPGADSEAIVLRTLLHGEWLVPILLIAVLHIFNRASAFTLGYGLFRVTADVERLPFPLAPIQAEGATALAESSAGQESWRWRAFSIGAMLGLVFGAFYIGIPAVTGALLAEPITLIPIPFADLTRNTENILPAAAMAVELGLGPVLTGFVLPFWIVVGSAVGALLTVVLNPLLYDLNILRTWSPGMDAIQTTLVNDIDFWMSVRIGTGLAVALIGGWSILSGLRKRTGGARRGGPDGASPAGNTTPPGRGDFPLSVIFGAFLLLTVGYVVLSWRLVPGFPILFFVFYGFIYTPLSSYASARLRAITGADLQFPLIKEATFILSGYKGVDIWFAPIPIFNYGGQAQAFREVELTGTRFTSVLKAELVMIPVLLVCSLLFWHFVWGLAPIPSQAYPYAQKFWQQQATMQALWYSSTAGSGFESSYLIEALKVPYMVGGAAFGVLAYAVLAAFNLPVMLIFGVIASVGTVPHAFIPQFLGALLGRFYMERKFGRRKWMRYTPVLAAGYACGTGLVGMATVAVALISKTVAPLVY
- a CDS encoding spore germination protein GerW family protein — translated: MPVNEMIQTMLEELRQIADTEVHVGKPMQIGDSWVVPVSRLSLGFGAGGFGGEADQKKGAGGGVSVEPVAFLVIQQDRAQLLHMDSPSSPMGKLLDIMPDVIEELKRYTRKDGDQ
- the lexA gene encoding transcriptional repressor LexA is translated as MKALTAKQQNVYEYIRKKVGRIGYPPSVREIAQQFGISTRAAYDHLRAIEKKGHIRRDPMKPRAIEIMGSRNISAPGTGDVVQVPVLGRVAAGLPILAEENIEEYMTFPVSMVKQGGNIFALEVHGDSMVEDGIMDGDYVLVREQPGAEPGETVVAMLDDEATVKKFYRRNNRFELVPAHPTMKPIIADEVSIVGKVVGVFRRMG
- a CDS encoding aldo/keto reductase, with protein sequence MRYRVLARTGLSVSEVSLGTVELGMEYGLKEENESRVPAETDARNLLNRAIDSGVNFIDTAAQYGNSEEIIGRALEDRRSEYVLATKCMHRLDEGLDYAASRRSISESIDQSLSRLRTDYIDLLQVHGRDMLELEERMIRDGAVMEELEKARKAGKIRFTGYSSYSEDAALAAIEDGRWDTLQIACNILDRRYLKRVIPEARKRGVGIIVRSALLKGALTDKNRLMPERLKPLIDHVERLVDIQSATRYSLPEMALRFVLSIPDISTIIVGADRIAYLEEAVSTSDGEGLSEEILVKLEDMALDDTYLLNPGNWGIP
- a CDS encoding histone deacetylase; this encodes MPTALITHPDFLLHDTGPFHPERPERITSILSGLGLDGDDPAAAAPDGLRCLSPPAADDASITAVHDAAYVEAVAGWCERGYRSLPTGDTTVCPESEAVARLAAGAGVRAVDAVLTKEADRVFCASRPPGHHAESNRGMGFCIYNNAGVAARHAQSRFGVERVAILDWDVHHGNGTQEIFEDDPSVYYVSVHQAPLYPFTGAEREKGTGKGAGFTLNVPVSAGSGDEVYIDVLKSRIIPVMKDYRPDLFILSAGFDAHMDDPLSGTLVTDTGFRTMSRILLDFVDDACGGRVVSMLEGGYDLEALGRCVVEHVGMMVS